From Lutra lutra chromosome 14, mLutLut1.2, whole genome shotgun sequence, a single genomic window includes:
- the LOC125084556 gene encoding uncharacterized protein LOC125084556 isoform X4 produces MKLSNLGMDVWDSDEDANLPSNSMEESGDWSPNEDFHGRTGKRSRLLNDQHPRSDVQIKDYDYVNNGRFQRHGNLYKHRCSDSMPEERHLRNWDLGNKGPGPRCSFFANHQCYDVSQEETDFNNKIHGTRPRPFHDPQPHSDCHEPDAGGDFDFVSKVDGQRRHSIQNHQAYSNCWENFPTKDYGFINRSWGQKRRPFYNHHEYPLRGDFQDHLLVQTSHFLNRGGGFQRQKPFYQNHFHDEMNLEDLEYTDVISEHTRGSLHDHSNNDFSEKMSLKKYVNRGHGQRLPPFPKFKKQRHLRNFDFNSGTKPWHISSCNHPRNDPQEQVLLEDLDFEQETSSQRPRSFRDSPLPDNINPNWHLDKLVYPEDNRRIHSSHGFNRRRQNRLTAYSSQELPSSCVFQEDGSVDYCGGRNPRDMEQHKRCIWLYPSSDLEHE; encoded by the exons TAATCTTGGAATGGATGTCTGGGATTCTGATGAAGATGCAAATCTCCCATCTAATTCTATGGAAGAATCTGGAGATTGGTCCCCAAATGAAGACTTTCATGG CAGGACTGGGAAAAGGTCAAGGCTTCTTAATGACCAGCACCCTAGAAGTGATGTACAGATAAAGGATTATGATTATGTCAACAATGGACGTTTCCAGAGGCATGGGAATTTGTATAAACACAGGTGTAGTGACAGCATGCCAGAAGAGAGACACCTGAGAAATTGGGATTTGGGTAACAAAGGACCAGGACCAAGATGTTCATTCTTTGCTAATCACCAGTGTTATGATGTCTCTCAAGAGGAAACAGATTTCAATAACAAGATACATGGAACCAGACCGAGACCATTTCATGATCCCCAGCCTCACAGTGACTGCCATGAACCAGATGCTGGaggtgattttgattttgttagCAAAGTTGATGGACAAAGGAGACATTCCATTCAGAATCATCAGGCCTATAGCAACTGTTGGGAAAATTTTCCAACAAAAGATTATGGTTTTATCAACAGAAGCTGGGGACAAAAACGACGGCCTTTCTATAACCACCATGAGTACCCACTTCGTGGTGATTTTCAGGACCATTTACTTGTACAGACTTCTCATTTTCTCAACAGGGGTGGTGGTTTTCAAAGGCAAAAACCCTTCTACCAGAACCATTTTCATGatgaaatgaatttggaagatttAGAATATACCGATGTCATATCAGAGCACACACGAGGATCTCTACATGACCATTCCAACAATGATTTCTCAGAGAAAATGTCAttgaaaaaatatgttaatagaGGTCATGGACAAAGACTACCACCTTTtccaaagtttaaaaagcaaaggCATTTAAGAAATTTTGATTTCAACAGTGGAACAAAACCATGGCATATATCTTCCTGTAACCACCCACGTAATGATCCACAAGAACAGGTTCTTTTGGAAGACTTGGATTTTGAACAGGAAACATCCTCACAAAGACCACGGTCTTTTCGGGACTCCCCACTTCCTGATAACATAAATCCTAACTGGCATTTAGATAA ACTGGTGTATCCAGAAGATAATCGAAGAATACATTCTTCACATGGATTTAACCGCAGGAGACAGAACAGACTGACAGCATATTCTTCACAGGAACTCCCATCTTCATGTGTATTCCAAGAAGATGGTTCAGTTGACTATTGTGGAGGCAGAAATCCAAGAGATATGGAACAGCACAAAAG